In one Salipiger abyssi genomic region, the following are encoded:
- a CDS encoding phage terminase large subunit family protein: MVDPVINFLPYQRAWIEDDSRFKIGMFTRRGGKTFGSCGEIVDDCVKAEMDRRKVRWTILSRSENTAKEALDDALKPMTRAYYAVLSGLSRRGKPEFVQDEFHVPAHAREIRQGNELVTIDVPEARYKTQEVHFPGGSRVVALSASPDAARGFGGNLLLDEFAFHADSRRIWGSAYPVAARGGHKIRVISTPNGKGNKFYELMTTQDNGWSKHHVDIYEAVKQGLDVNIEELRKGMADQDAWAQEFELAWLDEASAWLDYDLISSCEGNSAGVPELYMGGPCFVGVDIAARNDLFVIWVFELVGDVLVTREIIAKKRIKFAEQDELLASVMRRYRVVRCLMDQTGMGEKPVEDAKRRHGEDRVQGVLFNAAVKLDMATTMKERFQDRRARIPAGDPALRADLHSIKSRVGMTGIRTLIADGDSDGHADRFWAGALGMAAAELGEAEYEYQGVAGTRSRYAPANDDDDEEGAGGRWGNGGGAW; this comes from the coding sequence ATGGTTGATCCCGTCATCAATTTCCTGCCCTACCAGCGCGCCTGGATCGAAGACGACAGCCGTTTCAAGATTGGCATGTTCACCCGGCGCGGCGGCAAGACCTTCGGATCGTGCGGGGAGATCGTTGACGATTGCGTCAAGGCGGAGATGGACCGGCGCAAGGTGCGCTGGACCATCCTTTCGCGGTCTGAGAACACCGCCAAAGAGGCGCTCGACGATGCGCTGAAGCCGATGACGCGGGCCTATTACGCGGTGCTGTCCGGCCTGTCGCGGCGGGGCAAGCCGGAGTTTGTCCAGGACGAATTCCATGTCCCGGCCCATGCCCGGGAAATCCGCCAGGGCAACGAGCTGGTGACGATCGACGTGCCCGAGGCGCGCTACAAGACGCAGGAGGTGCATTTCCCCGGCGGCTCTCGGGTCGTGGCGCTCTCGGCCAGCCCGGACGCGGCGCGGGGCTTTGGCGGCAACCTGCTGCTCGACGAGTTTGCCTTCCATGCTGACAGCCGGCGGATCTGGGGCTCGGCCTATCCGGTGGCGGCGCGGGGTGGCCACAAGATCCGTGTGATCTCCACCCCCAACGGCAAGGGCAACAAGTTCTATGAACTGATGACCACCCAGGACAACGGGTGGTCGAAGCACCATGTCGATATCTACGAGGCGGTGAAACAGGGGCTCGATGTCAACATCGAGGAGCTGCGCAAGGGCATGGCCGACCAGGACGCCTGGGCGCAGGAATTCGAGCTCGCCTGGCTCGACGAGGCCAGCGCCTGGCTCGATTACGATCTGATCTCGTCCTGCGAGGGCAACTCGGCGGGCGTGCCCGAGCTTTACATGGGCGGGCCCTGCTTTGTCGGGGTCGATATCGCAGCGCGCAACGACCTCTTCGTCATCTGGGTGTTCGAGCTGGTGGGCGACGTGCTGGTGACGCGTGAGATCATCGCAAAGAAGCGGATCAAATTCGCCGAGCAGGACGAGCTGCTGGCGAGTGTCATGCGGCGTTACCGCGTCGTACGATGCCTGATGGACCAGACCGGCATGGGCGAAAAGCCGGTCGAGGATGCAAAGCGCCGTCATGGTGAAGACCGGGTGCAGGGCGTGCTGTTCAATGCCGCCGTCAAACTCGACATGGCCACCACCATGAAAGAGCGGTTTCAGGACCGGCGCGCCCGCATCCCGGCCGGCGATCCGGCTCTGCGGGCGGATCTGCACTCGATCAAGTCGCGGGTCGGTATGACCGGCATTCGCACGCTGATCGCGGATGGCGACAGCGACGGGCACGCAGACCGGTTCTGGGCCGGGGCGCTCGGCATGGCCGCGGCGGAACTTGGCGAGGCGGAATACGAGTATCAGGGCGTCGCCGGGACACGGTCCAGATATGCGCCGGCAAATGACGACGATGATGAGGAAGGCGCCGGCGGTCGCTGGGGCAATGGCGGAGGTGCATGGTAA
- a CDS encoding phage protein Gp27 family protein, with protein sequence MPPPRKVDLLPVEMRSRLQEELRRRGFGDYEAVTEELNDWLAEEGLELRIGKSAIHAFGSEYREFVRLQEQASDWASEWLGDMGLEDQAQRQNVLFQMLTTLAFKVMQAEVSKKGAEISPQNLHFLARMMKDVMSSSGIVQAMQEKERKEQAAKLDAAVASGEIDEDFRQQAREIMGFA encoded by the coding sequence ATGCCGCCGCCCAGAAAGGTCGACCTCCTCCCGGTCGAGATGCGCTCCCGGCTTCAGGAGGAGCTACGCCGCCGTGGCTTCGGTGACTACGAGGCTGTGACCGAAGAGCTCAACGACTGGCTCGCCGAGGAAGGTCTCGAACTGCGGATCGGCAAATCCGCGATCCATGCGTTCGGCTCCGAGTATCGTGAATTCGTCCGGCTCCAGGAGCAGGCCTCCGACTGGGCGTCGGAGTGGCTCGGCGATATGGGGCTGGAAGACCAGGCGCAGCGCCAGAACGTGCTGTTCCAGATGCTGACCACGCTGGCCTTCAAGGTCATGCAGGCCGAGGTCTCGAAGAAAGGCGCGGAGATCAGTCCGCAGAACCTGCATTTCCTGGCACGCATGATGAAAGACGTCATGTCGTCCTCGGGCATCGTGCAGGCGATGCAGGAGAAAGAGCGCAAGGAACAGGCCGCCAAGCTGGACGCCGCCGTGGCATCCGGTGAGATCGACGAGGATTTCCGCCAGCAGGCCCGTGAGATCATGGGGTTCGCATGA
- a CDS encoding DUF2730 family protein: MSRTAGRAALLFTLALIAFALSAAVVLAQGVQSPPASAASMTLDLAFLQRMTGLLGFVISVAAMLYTFFANRRKDVERRFHEGSKRMDRHDLRLQALEQDVKGMPGKEDLHRLELALVEMSGDMRAMTATMDGLAKSVTRTETAVTRHERHLSGETP; the protein is encoded by the coding sequence ATGAGCCGTACTGCCGGACGCGCCGCGCTGCTCTTCACGCTTGCGTTGATCGCCTTCGCATTGTCGGCCGCCGTAGTGCTTGCGCAGGGCGTTCAGTCGCCGCCAGCGAGCGCGGCCAGCATGACGCTGGATCTAGCATTTCTTCAACGCATGACTGGACTTCTCGGCTTCGTCATATCCGTCGCCGCGATGCTCTACACGTTCTTCGCAAACCGGCGGAAAGACGTCGAGCGTCGGTTCCATGAGGGCAGCAAGCGTATGGATCGTCACGATTTGCGGCTTCAGGCACTTGAGCAGGACGTCAAGGGAATGCCTGGCAAAGAAGATCTGCACCGCTTGGAACTTGCCCTGGTCGAAATGTCCGGTGACATGAGGGCGATGACCGCCACGATGGACGGATTGGCCAAGAGCGTGACCAGAACCGAGACCGCAGTCACCCGTCATGAACGCCACCTGAGTGGAGAAACTCCATGA